One genomic window of Meles meles chromosome 15, mMelMel3.1 paternal haplotype, whole genome shotgun sequence includes the following:
- the TIA1 gene encoding nucleolysin TIA-1 isoform X10 has product MNGRKIMGKEVKVNWATTPSSQKKDTSSSTVVSTQRSQDHFHVFVGDLSPEITTEDIKAAFAPFGRISDARVVKDMATGKSKGYGFVSFFNKWDAENAIQQMGGQWLGGRQIRTNWATRKPPAPKSTYESNTKQLSYDEVVNQSSPSNCTVYCGGVTSGLTEQLMRQTFSPFGQIMEIRVFPDKGYSFVRFNSHESAAHAIVSVNGTTIEGHVVKCYWGKETLDMINPVQQQNQIGYPQAYGQWGQWYGNAQQIGQYMPNGWQVPAYGMYGQAWNQQGFNQTQSSAPWMGPNYGVQPPPGQNGSMLPNQPAGYRVAGYETQ; this is encoded by the exons ATGAATGGGCGGAAGATAATGGGTAAG gaAGTCAAAGTGAATTGGGCAACAACCCCCAGCAGTCAAAAGAAAGATACAAGCA GTAGTACCGTTGTCAGCACACAGCGTTCACAAG ATCATTTCCATGTCTTTGTTGGTGATCTCAGTCCAGAAATTACAACTGAAGATATAAAAGCTGCTTTTGCACCATTTGGAAGAATATC AGATGCCCGAGTGGTAAAAGACATGGCAACAGGAAAGTCTAAAGGATAtggctttgtttcctttttcaacaaATGG GATGCCGAAAACGCCATTCAACAGATGGGTGGCCAATGGCTTGGTGGAAGACAAATCAGAACTAACTGGGCAACCCGAAAGCCTCCAGCTCCAAAGAGTACATATGAGT CAAACACCAAACAGCTATCATATGATGAGGTTGTAAATCAGTCTAGTCCGAGCAACTGTACTGTATACTGTGGAGGTGTCACTTCTGGGCTGACAG AACAACTAATGCGTCAGACTTTTTCACCATTTGGACAAATAATGGAAATTCGAGTCTTTCCAGATAAAGGATATTCATTTGTTCG GTTCAATTCCCATGAAAGTGCAGCACATGCAATCGTTTCTGTTAATGGAACTACCATTGAAGGTCATGTGGTGAAATGCTATTGGGGGAAAGAAACTCTTGATATGATAAATCCTGTCCAGCAG CAGAATCAAATTGGATATCCACAAGCTTATGGCCAGTGGGGCCAGTGGTATGGAAATGCACAACAAATTGGTCAGTATATGCCTAATGGTTGGCAGGTACCTGCATATGGAATGTATGGCCAAGCATGGAATCAGCAGGGATTTAA TCAGACACAGTCTTCCGCACCGTGGATGGGACCAAATTATGGAGTGCAGCCACCTCCAGGACAGAATGGCAGCATGTTGCCTAATCAGCCTGCAGGGTACCGAGTGGCAGGGTATGAAACCCAGTGA
- the TIA1 gene encoding nucleolysin TIA-1 isoform X11: MATGKSKGYGFVSFFNKWDAENAIQQMGGQWLGGRQIRTNWATRKPPAPKSTYESNTKQLSYDEVVNQSSPSNCTVYCGGVTSGLTEQLMRQTFSPFGQIMEIRVFPDKGYSFVRFNSHESAAHAIVSVNGTTIEGHVVKCYWGKETLDMINPVQQQNQIGYPQAYGQWGQWYGNAQQIGQYMPNGWQVPAYGMYGQAWNQQGFNQTQSSAPWMGPNYGVQPPPGQNGSMLPNQPAGYRVAGYETQ, encoded by the exons ATGGCAACAGGAAAGTCTAAAGGATAtggctttgtttcctttttcaacaaATGG GATGCCGAAAACGCCATTCAACAGATGGGTGGCCAATGGCTTGGTGGAAGACAAATCAGAACTAACTGGGCAACCCGAAAGCCTCCAGCTCCAAAGAGTACATATGAGT CAAACACCAAACAGCTATCATATGATGAGGTTGTAAATCAGTCTAGTCCGAGCAACTGTACTGTATACTGTGGAGGTGTCACTTCTGGGCTGACAG AACAACTAATGCGTCAGACTTTTTCACCATTTGGACAAATAATGGAAATTCGAGTCTTTCCAGATAAAGGATATTCATTTGTTCG GTTCAATTCCCATGAAAGTGCAGCACATGCAATCGTTTCTGTTAATGGAACTACCATTGAAGGTCATGTGGTGAAATGCTATTGGGGGAAAGAAACTCTTGATATGATAAATCCTGTCCAGCAG CAGAATCAAATTGGATATCCACAAGCTTATGGCCAGTGGGGCCAGTGGTATGGAAATGCACAACAAATTGGTCAGTATATGCCTAATGGTTGGCAGGTACCTGCATATGGAATGTATGGCCAAGCATGGAATCAGCAGGGATTTAA TCAGACACAGTCTTCCGCACCGTGGATGGGACCAAATTATGGAGTGCAGCCACCTCCAGGACAGAATGGCAGCATGTTGCCTAATCAGCCTGCAGGGTACCGAGTGGCAGGGTATGAAACCCAGTGA